A single Coffea eugenioides isolate CCC68of unplaced genomic scaffold, Ceug_1.0 ScVebR1_720;HRSCAF=1444, whole genome shotgun sequence DNA region contains:
- the LOC113758798 gene encoding probable indole-3-acetic acid-amido synthetase GH3.1, translating into METNWNTEALEFIEEVTKNAGQVQKMVLADILKQNAETEYLQRFNLDGATDTKTFTSKVPCITYEDIRPEIQRMENGDRSAILTALPVSEFLLSSGTTTSGKRKLIPMPEEEWNRRQVLSSLQMPVMNTYVPDLNKGKGLYFYFSWPETRTPGGHMTLTALAKYYRSEHYKNQRRDPYTQYTSPYESVLCTDYVQSMYVQLLCGLYQRKQINRVGASLASALLRVIKFFELNWQDLVHDIRVGSLNPKITYEPLRECMARIMKSDPELADFLTSECSGENWEGIIQRIWPNAKYLETLITGSMIQYATSLDYYSGGLPISTAKYASSECCFGINLNPISKPEDVSFTFMPNLAYFEFIPQEHHSSKMDIGNSTVTTPDLIDLVDVEVGKDYEVVITTYAGLYRYQMGDILRVTGFHNSAPKFKFLRRKGVLLSIEGDKTDEVELQMAMDNASQILQAYNVSLVDYTSHASKKIAPGHYVIYWELSVKDSDKNVQSDEAISRCCQTIENSFSLIYKQYRVHGAIAALEIRVLKNGTFQDLVEFAVSRGASIGQYKVPRCVETGLVLEFLDSRVVSSHFSPCLPSLASEESEE; encoded by the exons ATGGAAACTAATTGGAATACGGAGGCTCTAGAGTTCATTGAAGAGGTGACCAAAAATGCTGGTCAAGTCCAGAAGATGGTCTTGGCAGATATACTAAAACAGAATGCTGAAACTGAGTATCTACAACGATTCAATCTTGATGGTGCAACTGACACTAAGACATTTACATCCAAAGTTCCATGTATTACTTACGAGGATATTCGGCCTGAAATTCAGCGTATGGAAAACGGTGATCGTTCCGCCATCTTGACAGCTCTACCTGTTTCTGAATTTTTGCTCAG ctcTGGGACGACGACATCAGGTAAAAGAAAACTGATCCCTATGCCCGAAGAAGAATGGAATCGTCGTCAGGTTCTATCAAGTCTTCAGATGCCAGTCATGAACAC CtatgttccagatttgaacaAGGGAAAAGGGCTGTATTTCTACTTTTCATGGCCAGAGACAAGGACCCCAGGAGGACATATGACACTAACAGCCCTTGCTAAATACTACAGAAGTGAACACTACAAGAACCAAAGACGTGATCCCTACACCCAATACACAAGCCCCTATGAAAGTGTCCTGTGCACAGATTATGTCCAAAGCATGTATGTCCAATTGCTGTGTGGGCTCTATCAACGCAAACAAATCAACCGGGTTGGTGCTTCTTTGGCTTCAGCACTACTCCGAGTCATTAAGTTTTTTGAACTCAATTGGCAAGATTTGGTTCATGACATTAGAGTTGGATCACTCAATCCCAAAATAACTTACGAGCCACTTCGAGAATGCATGGCTCGAATCATGAAATCCGATCCAGAACTTGCAGATTTTTTAACCAGTGAGTGCTCTGGAGAGAATTGGGAAGGAATTATTCAAAGAATTTGGCCTAATGCAAAGTATCTCGAAACTTTAATCACTGGTTCAATGATCCAATATGCTACCTCCCTCGATTATTATAGCGGCGGGCTACCCATTTCAACTGCCAAGTATGCATCCTCTGAGTGTTGCTTCGGAATTAACCTCAATCCCATATCCAAACCCGAAGACGTGTCATTTACTTTCATGCCAAACTTAGCCTATTTCGAATTTATACCGCAGGAACATCATTCTTCCAAGATGGATATCGGTAATAGTACTGTTACAACTCCTGACCTTATTGATCTTGTGGATGTAGAAGTTGGCAAGGACTATGAAGTCGTGATTACTACATATGCCGGATTGTACAGGTATCAAATGGGCGATATACTTAGAGTAACAGGATTTCACAATTCGGCACCAAAATTCAAGTTCTTGAGGAGGAAAGGTGTGCTATTGAGCATTGAAGGGGATAAAACAGATGAGGTTGAGTTACAAATGGCTATGGATAATGCATCCCAAATTCTCCAAGCATACAATGTAAGCTTGGTTGATTATACGAGTCATGCAAGTAAAAAGATAGCTCCAGGGCATTATGTTATATATTGGGAGTTGTCAGTTAAGGACTCGGACAAGAATGTACAAAGTGATGAGGCTATCAGCCGTTGCTGCCAAACAATTGAGAACTCATTCAGCTTAATATACAAACAATATCGAGTACACGGAGCAATTGCAGCACTGGAAATTCGTGTGTTAAAGAATGGTACATTTCAGGATCTTGTGGAGTTTGCTGTCTCTAGAGGGGCTTCTATTGGTCAATATAAGGTGCCTAGATGTGTAGAAACTGGACTAGTCTTAGAGTTTCTTGATTCGAGAGTAGTTTCCAGTCATTTCAGCCCATGTTTGCCTTCTCTGGCTTCAGAAGAATCTGAAGAGTGA